Proteins encoded by one window of Culicoides brevitarsis isolate CSIRO-B50_1 chromosome 2, AGI_CSIRO_Cbre_v1, whole genome shotgun sequence:
- the LOC134830362 gene encoding mitogen-activated protein kinase-binding protein 1 isoform X2 has translation MEPSNEVKVIRAPSLKRGKNDERLSERIKLKKVIGLTVCSNAGLDVSLTNGILAYPAGCTVVLFNPRKVSQSYLQNSARKAITAVAYSHCGRYLATGECGINPTIKVWELETSNGNCDNYTGGSIVAEFSGHKYAVSCVAFSPTGKYLVSVGSQHDNIVNVFDWKANTKIASNKVSAKVVAVSFSIDGNYFVTVGNRHVKFWYLEGGRRIKEPVPLMGRSAILGELRNNDFTAVACGKGDMADSTYAITRQGHLVEFNARRLLDKWVMCRTASANCIVTSAKYIFVGCGDAIIRCFNAETLEYITTLPRTHFLGVDVAQGIHINHMMAAPPNAKYPDCIAIVYDETRSKVSCIYNDHSLYIWDLRDVRRVGKSHSFLYHSACIWGVETVPFNYTKNNIPINLPSDCFLTCSSDDTIRVWGLDDCETNEFYRKNIYSKDLLKVFYIDDELNFIKDMDNPLLSTEKNLSYDGRNGVRCIKVNSTNGHLATGDRSGNIRIYNFNTLKLLSTIEAHDSEVLCLEYTNEKIKRKLLASASRDRLIHIFDVEQDYKILQTLDDHSSSITSVRFVGVGNEFSMISCGADKSIIFRSFQQNFFARGNNSAGKATLYDMEVDSNSKHILTACQDRNIRVYSTQTAKQTKTFKGSHSEEGSLIKLCLDLSGIYIATSCTDKTLSVYDYYSNECMARMSGHSELVTGLKFTNDCKHLISASGDGCVFVWQVPHDMIVTMQARMSQQAMRMGHPPVIPRPMNSNFIENNDHMTAGSPPNMYMQDIQASTNYRFSEVGQLPQWAKKKTDEQQQSQSPLLGSSPIQTQKPRGRWAQRGQFDAETLDLRSIVESPFGPERQAERFSTNQINNNTPTSGYNSAGSKDVYGNAYLSEDSSIDSGRENRRQSIKQETPNQKMHSLNSESNTEHDDHDGDIEDMSDGERTNSDNGMIYYPLGGHATPTDFKVNEMDMTELRKSLRKSKAERQGLTLSTLSLAQATSDDEDEASTPSAENGERSLASTFGGSTDNIPQDNTFLQAALDGPGRLQNEKSRKSLSAMHNTDGISTSISKSFANSKKEELMKVINDAKSKLQKVGYRSNLRASQSISDLSHSLAYRSSQPSGMMSNHFLSSNDSDDSSIRRACSLSDLTMGKLAVKTNKTTTPSRNSEKRNLPKRSNSSVGRSTTSGMGLRSVSTGMLCQASDSEPEPNQPRGGLMRQTIASSNKQNVTQKYINPRSAAGIINRRKGMQNSYSTVNLSTTPQDGSSSEESCSANNNNRIDTTPINKPQVPPRPRNISIDHKRTVITLTASKKDENIDAPCKDSDPECDMTSQICSNLINQLMQTTSSVIQLHQRLKTSDEGIVTNGSASRNNSLMLKELENAVIMTQNMLTKITNNRNNSSSGESGIYTSIITNSHDRATINITPTANKNNSTNSLQHQAHTTSTVSANNGNGDFNQLMNKCSDLLSKVQRHVNS, from the exons ATGGAGCCGTCCAATGAAGTAAAAGTGATAAGAGCACCATCTCTAAAACGTGGTAAAAATGATGAACGTCTCTCAGAACgc ataAAACTTAAGAAAGTCATCGGATTGACAGTATGTAGTAATGCAGGATTAGATGTTTCTCTCACAAATGGGATTTTAGCGTATCCAGCAGG ATGTACTGTCGTATTATTCAATCCACGGAAAGTAAGTCAATCATATTTGCAAAATTCAGCAAGAAAAGCAATAACAGCAGTTGCCTATAGTCATTGTGGCAg aTATTTGGCTACCGGTGAGTGTGGTATAAATCCTACCATTAAAGTATGGGAATTGGAAACTTCAAATGGCAATTGCGATAATTACACAGGAGGGTCAATTGTCGCCGAATTCTCCGGGCACAAATATGCTGTTAGTTGTGTG GCATTCTCACCAACTGGCAAATATCTCGTGTCTGTTGGATCGCAACATGACAACATCGTAAATGTGTTTGATTGGAAGGCAAATACCAAAATTGCCTCAAACAAAGTGAGTGCCAAAGTTGTAGCTGTGAGTTTTAGCATTGATGGAAACTATTTCGTAACTGTGGGAAATCGACATGTGAAATTTTGGTATCTCGAAGGAGGTCGAAGAATCAAAGAGCCTGTTCCATTGATGGGAAGAAGCGCCATTTTAGGAGAGTTAAGAAACAATGACTTTACTGCTGTTGCGTGCGGAAAAGGTGACATGGCAGATAGTACTTATGCAATAACACGACAAGGACATCTCGTTGAATTCAATGCTCGTCGATTGCTTGATAAATGGGTAATGTGTCGAACTGCTTCGGCAAATTGCATTGTCACAAGTGCCAAATACATTTTTGTTGGTTGTGGCGACGCGATCATTAGATGTTTTAACGCGGAAACACTTGAATACATAACAACGTTACCTCGAACACACTTTTTGGGTGTTGATGTTGCACAAGGTATTCATATTAATCACATGATGGCAGCTCCTCCAAACGCTAAATATCCTGATTGCATTGCTATTGTCTACGACGAAACCCGTTCAAAAGTCAGTTGCATTTATAACGATCATAGTTTATACATATGGGATCTGCGCGATGTGAGACGTGTTGGAAAAAGTCATTCTTTCTTGTATCATTCTGCGTGCATCTGGGGCGTTGAAACTGTGCCATTTaattatacgaaaaataatattccaaTCAATTTGCCATCAGATTGCTTCCTCACGTGCTCATCTGACGACACGATTCGAGTTTGGGGCTTAGATGATTGCGAAACCAATGAATTTTATCGTAAGAATATATACAGCAAAGATTTGCTCAAAGTATTCTACATCGATGATGAGCTCAATTTCATCAAAGACATGGATAATCCTCTTTTAAGTACAGAGAAAAATCTCAGTTACGATGGAAGGAATGGTGTTCGTTGTATTAAAGTAAATTCAACAAATGGACATCTTGCAACGGGAGATCGTAGCGGAAATATaagaatttacaattttaatacgTTGAAATTGTTAAGCACCATTGAAGCACACGACTCGGAAGTTTTGTGTTTAGAGTAcacaaatgagaaaattaaacgCAAGCTATTGGCAAGTGCAAGTCGTGATCGCTTGATTCACATATTCGATGTTGAACAAGATTACAAGATCCTACAAACACTTGATGATCACTCGAGCAGCATTACGTCTGTAAGATTCGTTGGCGTTGGAAATGAATTCAGTATGATATCATGCGGAGCTGATAAATCCATTATATTTCGAtcgtttcaacaaaatttctttgcaCGTGGTAACAATAGCGCAGGAAAAGCTACTTTATACGACATGGAAGTTGATAGTAATTCAAAGCACATTTTGACAGCATGTCAAGATCGAAATATTCGTGTTTATAGCACACAAACagcgaaacaaacaaaaactttcaagGGAAGTCATTCAGAAGAAGGAAGCTTGATAAAACTTTGTCTCGATCTGAGCGGAATTTACATCGCAACATCTTGCACAGACAAAACTCTTAGCGTCTACGATTATTACTCAAACGAATGTATGGCTCGTATGAGCGGGCATAGCGAATTGGTAACTGGATTAAAGTTCACAAACGATTGCAAACATTTGATTTCTGCAAGCGGCGACGGATGTGTTTTTGTCTGGCAAGTTCCCCACGATATGATTGTTACCATGCAAGCTCGTATGTCACAACAGGCAATGCGAATGGGACATCCTCCTGTTATTCCGCGCCCTATGAATagcaattttattgaaaacaaCGATCATATGACTGCTGGATCGCCGCCCAATATGTACATGCAAGATATTCAAGCATCAACAAATTACAGATTTTCTGAAGTTGGTCAATTACCTCAATgggcaaaaaagaaaacagacgaacaacaacaatcgCAATCTCCCTTATTGGGATCATCTCCTATACAAACACAAAAACCACGAGGTAGATGGGCACAAAGGGGACAATTCGATGCAGAAACTTTAGATTTGAGAAGTATTGTTGAAAGTCCATTTGGTCCTGAAAGACAAGCAGAACGCTTTAGTACGAatcaaataaacaataatactCCAACATCTGGTTATAATAGCGCAGGATCAAAAGATGTTTATGGAAATGCGTACCTGAGTGAGGACAGTTCTATCGATAGTGGTCGAGAAAATCGTCGACAATCAATCAAACAAGAAAcgccaaatcaaaaaatgcataGCTTGAATTCTGAGTCAAATACTGAGCATGACGATCATGATGGCGATATCGAAGATATGTCAGATGGGGAACGAACAAATTCTGATAATGGTATGATCTATTATCCATTAGGAGGACACGCAACACCAAC ggATTTCAAAGTGAATGAAATGGATATGACTGAGTTACGAAAATCTTTACGAAAGTCAAAGGCAGAAAGACAAGGATTAACTTTGTCTACATTGTCATTGGCACAAGCAACATCTGATGATGAAGATGAAGCATCTACTCCAAGTGCAGAAAACGGAGAAAGATCATTGGCATCTACATTCGGAGGTAGCACAGATAATATCCCGCAAGATAATACATTCTTACAAGCAGCATTAGATGGTCCAGGCAGattacaaaatgaaaaat cACGTAAGAGTCTAAGTGCAATGCACAATACAGATGGAATATCAACATCCATTTCTAAATCGTTTGCCAActcgaaaaaagaagaattaatGAAAGTCATTAACGACGCCAAATCAAAGCTGCAAAaa GTTGGTTACCGATCAAATTTACGTGCTAGTCAAAGTATTTCAGACTTAAGCCATTCGTTAGCATATCGTTCAAGTCAACCAtcag GAATGATGTcgaatcattttttatcatcaaatgaTAGTGATGACTCTTCCATTAGACGTGCGTGTTCGTTGAGTGATCTAACAATGGGAAAATTAGCcgtaaaaacgaacaaaacaacaactccAAGTCGCAACAGTGAGAAACGAAATCTTCCGAAGAGAAGTAATTCATCTGTTGGAAGATCAACAACATCCGGAATGGGACTGAGAAGTGTCTCGACTGGAATGTTATGTCAAGCA AGTGACTCTGAGCCAGAACCTAATCAACCTCGAGGAGGTCTTATGAGACAAACAATTGCTTcttcaaataaacaaaatg TTACTCAAAAGTATATAAATCCACGAAGTGCTGCGGGAATTATTAATCGCCGAAAGGGTATGCAGAATTCCTATTCTACAG tgaatttgtCGACAACACCTCAAGATGGTTCAAGTTCGGAAGAATCATGCTCTGCAAATAACAACAATCGAATCGACACAACACCAATTAATAAACCGCAAGTTCCGCCACGTCCTCGAAATATCTCGATCGATCATAAGCGCACAGTAATAACGTTGACTGCAAGCAAAAAAGATGAGAATATCGATGCTCCGTGCAAGGATAGTGACCCAGAATGTGATA tGACATCTCAAATATGTTCCAACCTGATAAATCAACTGATGCAAACGACTTCATCTGTTATTCAACTACATCAACGGCTCAAAACATCAGATGAAGGAATCGTGACAAACGGAAGTGCAAGTCGCAACAATAGTCTGATGTTGAAGGAATTAGAAAATGCTGTTATTATGACGCAAAATatgttaacaaaaattactaataatCG aAATAATTCTTCTTCGGGCGAGTCTGGCATTTACACATCTATTATAACCAATTCTCATGATAGAGCTACCATAAATATCACACCAACAgctaataaaaacaattcaacGAATTCGTTGCAACATCAGGCACATACAACATCAACAGTCTCTGCAAACAATGGCAACGGCGACTTTAATCAGCTTATGAACAAATGCTCAGACTTGCTGAGCAAAGTTCAAAGACATGTCAACTCTTAA
- the LOC134830362 gene encoding mitogen-activated protein kinase-binding protein 1 isoform X1: MEPSNEVKVIRAPSLKRGKNDERLSERIKLKKVIGLTVCSNAGLDVSLTNGILAYPAGCTVVLFNPRKVSQSYLQNSARKAITAVAYSHCGRYLATGECGINPTIKVWELETSNGNCDNYTGGSIVAEFSGHKYAVSCVAFSPTGKYLVSVGSQHDNIVNVFDWKANTKIASNKVSAKVVAVSFSIDGNYFVTVGNRHVKFWYLEGGRRIKEPVPLMGRSAILGELRNNDFTAVACGKGDMADSTYAITRQGHLVEFNARRLLDKWVMCRTASANCIVTSAKYIFVGCGDAIIRCFNAETLEYITTLPRTHFLGVDVAQGIHINHMMAAPPNAKYPDCIAIVYDETRSKVSCIYNDHSLYIWDLRDVRRVGKSHSFLYHSACIWGVETVPFNYTKNNIPINLPSDCFLTCSSDDTIRVWGLDDCETNEFYRKNIYSKDLLKVFYIDDELNFIKDMDNPLLSTEKNLSYDGRNGVRCIKVNSTNGHLATGDRSGNIRIYNFNTLKLLSTIEAHDSEVLCLEYTNEKIKRKLLASASRDRLIHIFDVEQDYKILQTLDDHSSSITSVRFVGVGNEFSMISCGADKSIIFRSFQQNFFARGNNSAGKATLYDMEVDSNSKHILTACQDRNIRVYSTQTAKQTKTFKGSHSEEGSLIKLCLDLSGIYIATSCTDKTLSVYDYYSNECMARMSGHSELVTGLKFTNDCKHLISASGDGCVFVWQVPHDMIVTMQARMSQQAMRMGHPPVIPRPMNSNFIENNDHMTAGSPPNMYMQDIQASTNYRFSEVGQLPQWAKKKTDEQQQSQSPLLGSSPIQTQKPRGRWAQRGQFDAETLDLRSIVESPFGPERQAERFSTNQINNNTPTSGYNSAGSKDVYGNAYLSEDSSIDSGRENRRQSIKQETPNQKMHSLNSESNTEHDDHDGDIEDMSDGERTNSDNGMIYYPLGGHATPTDFKVNEMDMTELRKSLRKSKAERQGLTLSTLSLAQATSDDEDEASTPSAENGERSLASTFGGSTDNIPQDNTFLQAALDGPGRLQNEKSRKSLSAMHNTDGISTSISKSFANSKKEELMKVINDAKSKLQKTGEFRITITNTSSMYDRMKVGYRSNLRASQSISDLSHSLAYRSSQPSGMMSNHFLSSNDSDDSSIRRACSLSDLTMGKLAVKTNKTTTPSRNSEKRNLPKRSNSSVGRSTTSGMGLRSVSTGMLCQASDSEPEPNQPRGGLMRQTIASSNKQNVTQKYINPRSAAGIINRRKGMQNSYSTVNLSTTPQDGSSSEESCSANNNNRIDTTPINKPQVPPRPRNISIDHKRTVITLTASKKDENIDAPCKDSDPECDMTSQICSNLINQLMQTTSSVIQLHQRLKTSDEGIVTNGSASRNNSLMLKELENAVIMTQNMLTKITNNRNNSSSGESGIYTSIITNSHDRATINITPTANKNNSTNSLQHQAHTTSTVSANNGNGDFNQLMNKCSDLLSKVQRHVNS, from the exons ATGGAGCCGTCCAATGAAGTAAAAGTGATAAGAGCACCATCTCTAAAACGTGGTAAAAATGATGAACGTCTCTCAGAACgc ataAAACTTAAGAAAGTCATCGGATTGACAGTATGTAGTAATGCAGGATTAGATGTTTCTCTCACAAATGGGATTTTAGCGTATCCAGCAGG ATGTACTGTCGTATTATTCAATCCACGGAAAGTAAGTCAATCATATTTGCAAAATTCAGCAAGAAAAGCAATAACAGCAGTTGCCTATAGTCATTGTGGCAg aTATTTGGCTACCGGTGAGTGTGGTATAAATCCTACCATTAAAGTATGGGAATTGGAAACTTCAAATGGCAATTGCGATAATTACACAGGAGGGTCAATTGTCGCCGAATTCTCCGGGCACAAATATGCTGTTAGTTGTGTG GCATTCTCACCAACTGGCAAATATCTCGTGTCTGTTGGATCGCAACATGACAACATCGTAAATGTGTTTGATTGGAAGGCAAATACCAAAATTGCCTCAAACAAAGTGAGTGCCAAAGTTGTAGCTGTGAGTTTTAGCATTGATGGAAACTATTTCGTAACTGTGGGAAATCGACATGTGAAATTTTGGTATCTCGAAGGAGGTCGAAGAATCAAAGAGCCTGTTCCATTGATGGGAAGAAGCGCCATTTTAGGAGAGTTAAGAAACAATGACTTTACTGCTGTTGCGTGCGGAAAAGGTGACATGGCAGATAGTACTTATGCAATAACACGACAAGGACATCTCGTTGAATTCAATGCTCGTCGATTGCTTGATAAATGGGTAATGTGTCGAACTGCTTCGGCAAATTGCATTGTCACAAGTGCCAAATACATTTTTGTTGGTTGTGGCGACGCGATCATTAGATGTTTTAACGCGGAAACACTTGAATACATAACAACGTTACCTCGAACACACTTTTTGGGTGTTGATGTTGCACAAGGTATTCATATTAATCACATGATGGCAGCTCCTCCAAACGCTAAATATCCTGATTGCATTGCTATTGTCTACGACGAAACCCGTTCAAAAGTCAGTTGCATTTATAACGATCATAGTTTATACATATGGGATCTGCGCGATGTGAGACGTGTTGGAAAAAGTCATTCTTTCTTGTATCATTCTGCGTGCATCTGGGGCGTTGAAACTGTGCCATTTaattatacgaaaaataatattccaaTCAATTTGCCATCAGATTGCTTCCTCACGTGCTCATCTGACGACACGATTCGAGTTTGGGGCTTAGATGATTGCGAAACCAATGAATTTTATCGTAAGAATATATACAGCAAAGATTTGCTCAAAGTATTCTACATCGATGATGAGCTCAATTTCATCAAAGACATGGATAATCCTCTTTTAAGTACAGAGAAAAATCTCAGTTACGATGGAAGGAATGGTGTTCGTTGTATTAAAGTAAATTCAACAAATGGACATCTTGCAACGGGAGATCGTAGCGGAAATATaagaatttacaattttaatacgTTGAAATTGTTAAGCACCATTGAAGCACACGACTCGGAAGTTTTGTGTTTAGAGTAcacaaatgagaaaattaaacgCAAGCTATTGGCAAGTGCAAGTCGTGATCGCTTGATTCACATATTCGATGTTGAACAAGATTACAAGATCCTACAAACACTTGATGATCACTCGAGCAGCATTACGTCTGTAAGATTCGTTGGCGTTGGAAATGAATTCAGTATGATATCATGCGGAGCTGATAAATCCATTATATTTCGAtcgtttcaacaaaatttctttgcaCGTGGTAACAATAGCGCAGGAAAAGCTACTTTATACGACATGGAAGTTGATAGTAATTCAAAGCACATTTTGACAGCATGTCAAGATCGAAATATTCGTGTTTATAGCACACAAACagcgaaacaaacaaaaactttcaagGGAAGTCATTCAGAAGAAGGAAGCTTGATAAAACTTTGTCTCGATCTGAGCGGAATTTACATCGCAACATCTTGCACAGACAAAACTCTTAGCGTCTACGATTATTACTCAAACGAATGTATGGCTCGTATGAGCGGGCATAGCGAATTGGTAACTGGATTAAAGTTCACAAACGATTGCAAACATTTGATTTCTGCAAGCGGCGACGGATGTGTTTTTGTCTGGCAAGTTCCCCACGATATGATTGTTACCATGCAAGCTCGTATGTCACAACAGGCAATGCGAATGGGACATCCTCCTGTTATTCCGCGCCCTATGAATagcaattttattgaaaacaaCGATCATATGACTGCTGGATCGCCGCCCAATATGTACATGCAAGATATTCAAGCATCAACAAATTACAGATTTTCTGAAGTTGGTCAATTACCTCAATgggcaaaaaagaaaacagacgaacaacaacaatcgCAATCTCCCTTATTGGGATCATCTCCTATACAAACACAAAAACCACGAGGTAGATGGGCACAAAGGGGACAATTCGATGCAGAAACTTTAGATTTGAGAAGTATTGTTGAAAGTCCATTTGGTCCTGAAAGACAAGCAGAACGCTTTAGTACGAatcaaataaacaataatactCCAACATCTGGTTATAATAGCGCAGGATCAAAAGATGTTTATGGAAATGCGTACCTGAGTGAGGACAGTTCTATCGATAGTGGTCGAGAAAATCGTCGACAATCAATCAAACAAGAAAcgccaaatcaaaaaatgcataGCTTGAATTCTGAGTCAAATACTGAGCATGACGATCATGATGGCGATATCGAAGATATGTCAGATGGGGAACGAACAAATTCTGATAATGGTATGATCTATTATCCATTAGGAGGACACGCAACACCAAC ggATTTCAAAGTGAATGAAATGGATATGACTGAGTTACGAAAATCTTTACGAAAGTCAAAGGCAGAAAGACAAGGATTAACTTTGTCTACATTGTCATTGGCACAAGCAACATCTGATGATGAAGATGAAGCATCTACTCCAAGTGCAGAAAACGGAGAAAGATCATTGGCATCTACATTCGGAGGTAGCACAGATAATATCCCGCAAGATAATACATTCTTACAAGCAGCATTAGATGGTCCAGGCAGattacaaaatgaaaaat cACGTAAGAGTCTAAGTGCAATGCACAATACAGATGGAATATCAACATCCATTTCTAAATCGTTTGCCAActcgaaaaaagaagaattaatGAAAGTCATTAACGACGCCAAATCAAAGCTGCAAAaa ACGGGAGAATTTCGAATAACAATTACAAATACAAGCTCAATGTATGACCGTATGAAG GTTGGTTACCGATCAAATTTACGTGCTAGTCAAAGTATTTCAGACTTAAGCCATTCGTTAGCATATCGTTCAAGTCAACCAtcag GAATGATGTcgaatcattttttatcatcaaatgaTAGTGATGACTCTTCCATTAGACGTGCGTGTTCGTTGAGTGATCTAACAATGGGAAAATTAGCcgtaaaaacgaacaaaacaacaactccAAGTCGCAACAGTGAGAAACGAAATCTTCCGAAGAGAAGTAATTCATCTGTTGGAAGATCAACAACATCCGGAATGGGACTGAGAAGTGTCTCGACTGGAATGTTATGTCAAGCA AGTGACTCTGAGCCAGAACCTAATCAACCTCGAGGAGGTCTTATGAGACAAACAATTGCTTcttcaaataaacaaaatg TTACTCAAAAGTATATAAATCCACGAAGTGCTGCGGGAATTATTAATCGCCGAAAGGGTATGCAGAATTCCTATTCTACAG tgaatttgtCGACAACACCTCAAGATGGTTCAAGTTCGGAAGAATCATGCTCTGCAAATAACAACAATCGAATCGACACAACACCAATTAATAAACCGCAAGTTCCGCCACGTCCTCGAAATATCTCGATCGATCATAAGCGCACAGTAATAACGTTGACTGCAAGCAAAAAAGATGAGAATATCGATGCTCCGTGCAAGGATAGTGACCCAGAATGTGATA tGACATCTCAAATATGTTCCAACCTGATAAATCAACTGATGCAAACGACTTCATCTGTTATTCAACTACATCAACGGCTCAAAACATCAGATGAAGGAATCGTGACAAACGGAAGTGCAAGTCGCAACAATAGTCTGATGTTGAAGGAATTAGAAAATGCTGTTATTATGACGCAAAATatgttaacaaaaattactaataatCG aAATAATTCTTCTTCGGGCGAGTCTGGCATTTACACATCTATTATAACCAATTCTCATGATAGAGCTACCATAAATATCACACCAACAgctaataaaaacaattcaacGAATTCGTTGCAACATCAGGCACATACAACATCAACAGTCTCTGCAAACAATGGCAACGGCGACTTTAATCAGCTTATGAACAAATGCTCAGACTTGCTGAGCAAAGTTCAAAGACATGTCAACTCTTAA
- the LOC134831931 gene encoding uncharacterized protein LOC134831931 yields the protein MKELFIKLLLLCALLKSSLSLPLIVPEELPSILSLVYSNIPPIKKGTDSRVGFGFRLGEHADFQVLFEIGPQTNTKPIGGEASSDRRRYAEVSTKSSKISNSSFKENVKEGSWMEKWSKNNGVQLETPQKKQEKDQQQKKTAIKNVTVAPETVMHLYQLFGSQHALSKTSTENVENTTSLPKQKDLKKISAELANVEFDDF from the exons atgaaagaattatttattaaattattactattatgcGCTTTGTTGAAAA GTTCTCTATCGTTACCATTAATTGTGCCTGAAGAGTTACCATCTATTCTTTCCTTGGTCTATTCAAACATTCCTCCTAtcaaaaaag gtaCGGATAGCAGAGTAGGTTTTGGGTTTCGTCTTGGTGAACATGCTGACTTTCAAGTTTTGTTCGAAATTGGACCTCAAACGAATACAAAACCTATTG gaGGAGAGGCTTCAAGTGATCGAAGACGTTATGCAGAAGTTTccacaaaatcatcaaaaatttcaaattcatcaTTTAAGGAGAATGTAAAAGAAGGATCTTGGATggaaaaatggtcaaaaaataatggagTTCAACTTGAAACACCACAAAAGAAACAGGAAAAAGATCAGCAACAAAAGAAAACTGCTATAAAAAATGTGACTGTTGCGCCTGAAACTGTAATGCATTTATATCAACTTTTCGGAAGTCAGCATGCTTTAAGCAAAACTTCAACAGAAAACGTTGAAAACACAACGTCGTTACCAAAGCAGAaagatttgaagaaaatctcaGCTGAATTAGCTAATGTTGAATTTGACGATTTTTGA